The Salinispora tropica CNB-440 genome has a window encoding:
- a CDS encoding AMP-binding protein, with protein MTTTLAFSDVRNWLVDPRTDKGIRFLGDGGDWDYHSYADLSLAARRSAAAMTAAGAQPGEVVCLLMPTSYPTLCAYFGAWAAGLTPCMITPPSLTSSTEYVELVSSILRRAQPVLMITTERYQDIADSALAAADLPGRAFLHREAEEPVEVPKAGPDDLAILQFTSGSTGVPRGVPVTWQNLAVNVSCTRAWSAWGEDDSVASWLPLYHDMGLVGTLLAAVCSQADLWLMQPAQFLRDPGRWLECMTRATITAAPPFAYEYAVERISAERIASWDLSGWRTAFVGAQTINPAVLDSFVEATAAAGFNRGTLTPAFGMAETTLGVTGTDHGVPPLVVQVRPDTLRFGQRVELTRQFHLGEEPVPTRNGWLTGCGGPRLGTRISIVDQDGVELPPGHLGEIKVSGETVTAGYTNDADSGGTRFTPDGLRTGDAGFLHAGQLFVLGRMGDSLKIRGRNVYVEDLEAAVVGATGLSPSRCVVISAPETERAGVLLLVEGGRRGWEESAYHTLRSRLGVEPRVRFAVGSRGLIQHTTSGKPRRRDMWQRLQEGTLKASIVEPEVPA; from the coding sequence GTGACCACCACCCTGGCTTTCAGCGATGTGCGCAACTGGCTGGTCGATCCCCGGACCGACAAGGGGATCCGGTTCCTCGGTGACGGAGGCGACTGGGACTACCACTCGTACGCGGACCTGTCTCTCGCGGCACGACGCAGCGCGGCGGCGATGACCGCTGCCGGCGCCCAGCCCGGGGAGGTGGTCTGCCTGCTCATGCCGACGAGCTACCCGACGCTCTGCGCGTACTTCGGGGCCTGGGCCGCGGGCCTCACCCCCTGCATGATCACCCCACCCAGTCTCACCAGCAGCACCGAGTACGTCGAGCTCGTCTCGAGCATTCTGCGTCGGGCGCAACCGGTACTGATGATCACCACCGAGCGCTACCAGGACATCGCCGACTCGGCTCTGGCCGCGGCGGACCTGCCCGGCCGCGCCTTTCTACACAGGGAGGCAGAGGAACCGGTCGAGGTTCCCAAAGCCGGCCCCGACGACCTGGCGATCCTCCAGTTCACCTCCGGCTCCACCGGCGTCCCGCGAGGAGTGCCGGTCACCTGGCAGAACCTCGCCGTCAACGTCTCCTGCACCCGGGCGTGGAGCGCCTGGGGCGAGGACGACTCGGTGGCCTCCTGGCTGCCGCTCTATCACGACATGGGCCTCGTCGGCACGCTACTCGCCGCCGTCTGTAGTCAGGCCGACCTGTGGCTGATGCAGCCCGCGCAGTTCCTGCGCGACCCGGGCAGATGGTTGGAGTGCATGACCCGGGCCACGATCACGGCCGCGCCGCCGTTCGCATACGAGTACGCGGTGGAGCGGATCTCCGCAGAGCGGATCGCCAGCTGGGACCTGTCCGGATGGCGGACCGCGTTCGTCGGCGCGCAGACCATCAACCCCGCGGTGCTCGACAGCTTCGTGGAGGCTACCGCCGCTGCGGGCTTCAACCGCGGCACGCTCACCCCTGCCTTCGGGATGGCGGAGACGACGCTCGGGGTAACCGGCACTGACCACGGTGTCCCTCCGCTGGTGGTGCAGGTGAGGCCGGACACTCTGCGATTCGGCCAGCGGGTCGAGTTGACCCGGCAGTTCCACCTCGGTGAGGAGCCGGTGCCGACACGCAACGGTTGGCTCACCGGCTGTGGCGGCCCGCGCCTCGGCACCCGGATCAGCATCGTCGACCAGGATGGCGTCGAGTTGCCGCCAGGCCATCTCGGTGAGATCAAGGTCAGCGGGGAAACGGTCACCGCGGGCTACACCAACGACGCCGACTCCGGCGGCACCCGCTTCACCCCGGACGGCCTGCGCACCGGCGACGCCGGGTTCCTCCACGCCGGCCAGCTGTTCGTGCTGGGCCGGATGGGCGACAGCCTCAAGATCCGGGGACGCAACGTCTACGTCGAGGACCTCGAGGCGGCGGTCGTCGGGGCGACCGGCCTGTCCCCCAGTCGCTGTGTGGTGATCAGCGCGCCGGAAACCGAGCGTGCCGGCGTTCTGCTGCTCGTCGAGGGCGGGCGCCGCGGCTGGGAGGAGAGCGCCTACCACACCCTCCGCTCCCGCCTGGGTGTCGAGCCGCGAGTCCGGTTCGCGGTCGGAAGCCGTGGCCTGATCCAGCACACCACCAGTGGAAAGCCACGCCGCCGTGACATGTGGCAGCGCCTCCAGGAGGGAACCCTGAAAGCGTCGATCGTCGAGCCGGAGGTCCCCGCATGA
- a CDS encoding LLM class F420-dependent oxidoreductase, which translates to MEIGVVLPQGELHGGPRALREYASVAQELGFRHLLAYDHVLGADPAGHPNWQGVYDADDPFHEPLVLFGYLAAVCDLDLVTSVLVLPQRQTALVAKQAAEIDLLSDGRLRLGVGIGWNTVEYEALGRPMQSRGERLDQQITLLRSLWTHRSVSFEHSGERIVAAGINPRPKRPIPIWIGGASPAAYRRAGRTGDGWMPRLQPGPELTAARMIVTKAAEAAGRPPEAIGMHGRVRYLDGGAVGVAAAARRWREAHATHLAVSTLGAGFTSLSEHLEALTAIARTGLLDENMEGPNR; encoded by the coding sequence ATGGAGATCGGCGTGGTCCTGCCCCAAGGCGAGCTGCACGGCGGGCCACGAGCCCTACGCGAGTATGCGAGCGTGGCGCAGGAGCTGGGATTCCGGCACCTCCTCGCGTATGACCACGTGCTCGGTGCCGACCCAGCCGGGCATCCGAACTGGCAGGGTGTATACGACGCGGATGATCCGTTCCACGAGCCGCTGGTGCTCTTCGGCTACCTCGCGGCGGTGTGCGACCTCGACCTGGTGACCAGTGTTCTGGTCCTGCCGCAACGACAGACCGCGCTGGTCGCCAAGCAGGCGGCCGAGATCGACCTTCTCTCCGACGGCCGGCTACGGCTGGGGGTTGGCATCGGCTGGAACACGGTGGAGTACGAGGCTCTGGGCCGGCCCATGCAGTCTCGAGGTGAGCGGCTCGACCAGCAGATCACCCTGTTGCGGTCACTATGGACACACCGGTCGGTCAGCTTCGAACACTCCGGGGAACGAATCGTCGCGGCCGGGATCAACCCACGACCGAAACGGCCGATTCCCATCTGGATTGGCGGCGCCAGCCCAGCTGCCTACCGCCGGGCGGGTCGTACCGGCGACGGCTGGATGCCCCGCCTCCAGCCCGGGCCGGAGCTCACAGCGGCCCGAATGATCGTGACGAAGGCGGCGGAGGCAGCCGGTCGACCCCCCGAGGCGATCGGCATGCACGGCCGGGTCCGCTACCTCGACGGCGGCGCGGTCGGTGTTGCCGCAGCGGCCCGCCGGTGGCGTGAAGCCCACGCCACACACCTGGCCGTGAGCACGCTCGGCGCCGGATTCACGTCGCTCAGCGAACACCTCGAAGCGCTCACCGCGATCGCCCGCACGGGACTCCTCGACGAGAACATGGAAGGGCCCAATCGATGA
- a CDS encoding SDR family oxidoreductase translates to MSTPKRILVTGAAGLVGAEVCARLLKAGHRVSGLVHHTRVLIANNGRAVASATDDRAGTVRLVTGDVTVPRLGLDDDTWTDLANGLDLIVHSAAITDFGHPREVYQAINTTGTAHVLELARERSTPLVHVSTAYVCGERDGMILESQLDVGQRFGNPYEESKLAAEQLVRKAAAESLPTVVIRPSVVVGAARTGAVRDFKNLYVVLKLLSEGRIGSIPGYFDACVDLVPVDHVAALITAVVDDFDRARDRTLHAVGSSVRMRHISDVLAEYPSFHVPRYIAPANFDPAMLSDLERAYWHRVMSLYESYFRRQQHFDDTVAAGFRGHKRLPSGPNHLRRIIDYAVRADYLGAPLPGVAEALSRVNQR, encoded by the coding sequence ATGAGCACGCCGAAGCGGATCCTGGTCACCGGGGCAGCCGGCCTGGTCGGCGCCGAGGTCTGCGCCCGCCTGCTGAAGGCCGGGCACCGAGTGTCCGGCCTGGTGCACCACACCCGAGTGCTGATCGCCAACAACGGCCGGGCCGTCGCGTCGGCGACGGACGACAGGGCGGGCACCGTACGGCTGGTCACCGGTGACGTCACCGTTCCACGGCTGGGCCTCGACGACGACACCTGGACGGACCTGGCGAACGGGCTCGACCTGATCGTGCATTCTGCTGCGATCACCGACTTCGGTCACCCCCGGGAGGTCTACCAGGCGATCAACACGACCGGCACGGCTCACGTGCTGGAGCTGGCCCGCGAGCGATCCACCCCGCTGGTGCACGTCAGCACCGCCTACGTGTGCGGCGAACGGGACGGCATGATCCTGGAGTCCCAGCTCGACGTCGGGCAGCGGTTCGGCAACCCGTACGAGGAGAGCAAACTCGCCGCGGAGCAACTGGTGCGAAAGGCCGCCGCGGAGAGCCTGCCAACCGTGGTGATCCGGCCCAGTGTCGTCGTCGGCGCCGCCCGCACCGGCGCGGTCCGTGACTTCAAGAACCTGTACGTCGTGCTGAAGCTCCTGTCCGAGGGTCGGATCGGCTCGATCCCGGGCTACTTCGACGCCTGCGTCGACCTCGTGCCGGTCGACCATGTGGCGGCGTTGATCACCGCTGTGGTTGACGACTTCGACCGGGCCAGGGACCGCACACTGCACGCCGTGGGATCGTCGGTGCGGATGCGCCACATCTCCGATGTGCTCGCCGAATACCCATCGTTCCACGTTCCCCGCTACATCGCCCCGGCCAACTTCGACCCTGCCATGCTGTCGGACCTCGAACGCGCCTACTGGCACCGGGTCATGTCGCTGTACGAGAGCTACTTCCGCCGCCAGCAGCACTTCGACGACACCGTCGCGGCCGGGTTCCGAGGACACAAGCGACTACCCAGCGGGCCGAACCACCTCCGGCGGATCATCGACTACGCGGTCAGGGCCGACTACCTCGGCGCGCCCCTGCCGGGCGTGGCGGAGGCCCTGAGCCGGGTCAACCAGCGATGA
- a CDS encoding acyl carrier protein has protein sequence MDNAFDESTGYAIIAAMAPHPLPRIGAETHLRDDLMFDSIRLIELAIALERQFLLPSLDLNESTDLTTAGDVLNLVRQQLKTGGGA, from the coding sequence ATGGACAACGCGTTCGACGAATCGACCGGTTACGCGATTATCGCCGCGATGGCGCCGCACCCACTCCCCCGCATCGGGGCGGAGACCCATCTGCGCGACGACCTGATGTTCGACTCGATCCGGCTGATCGAGCTGGCGATAGCCCTGGAACGGCAGTTCCTGCTGCCCTCGCTCGACCTGAACGAGTCGACGGACCTGACGACCGCCGGAGACGTCCTGAACCTGGTTCGGCAACAACTGAAGACCGGAGGAGGGGCATGA
- a CDS encoding UbiA family prenyltransferase, whose amino-acid sequence MAVPGHRGSVMSSAVGQAPALLRYRAFLGAVFAPGVHVTYAVLWACAYEAAAVMTAGGVWRPSVGSLVRAMTIIVVLLHLRLADERMDESYDRIHNPDRPLITGLVSVRELRRAGWATAALAIVVNVPLAPWSAVTVALLVGYTELITRLTLHSPRLRDRALLYIVVAYPVQLLIGVYLYTSVTGAKVVQPGIRPALLIIVFAAAFLHFEFARKTVRDPRSGGRTYSATALGITGSGVLTLGWALLACTLLAAITEPWHMSDAALLPYVALVFPVAGAFSYLSGREQRWPTSLAMLYLIVLDAALVTSGWLG is encoded by the coding sequence GTGGCGGTCCCTGGCCACCGTGGCAGCGTCATGAGCAGCGCCGTCGGGCAGGCCCCGGCACTGCTGCGCTACCGCGCGTTCCTGGGCGCTGTCTTCGCGCCGGGAGTGCACGTCACCTACGCAGTGCTGTGGGCGTGTGCATACGAGGCCGCCGCGGTCATGACAGCGGGGGGCGTCTGGCGGCCGTCGGTCGGGTCGCTGGTCCGAGCCATGACGATCATCGTGGTCCTGCTACACCTGCGGCTCGCCGACGAGCGTATGGACGAGTCGTACGACCGGATCCACAACCCGGACCGTCCGCTGATCACCGGTCTGGTCAGCGTGCGCGAGCTGCGCCGCGCCGGTTGGGCGACGGCCGCCCTGGCGATCGTCGTCAACGTTCCGCTCGCCCCCTGGTCGGCGGTGACCGTGGCGCTTCTCGTGGGCTACACCGAGCTAATCACTCGGCTCACGCTGCACTCGCCGAGGCTGCGTGACCGGGCGCTGCTCTACATCGTCGTGGCGTACCCGGTGCAGTTGCTGATCGGTGTCTACCTGTACACGTCCGTGACCGGCGCGAAGGTGGTACAGCCGGGGATCCGCCCAGCCCTGCTGATCATTGTGTTCGCCGCCGCGTTCCTGCACTTCGAGTTCGCCCGCAAGACAGTACGCGATCCCCGCTCCGGGGGCCGGACATACTCGGCCACCGCACTCGGGATCACCGGCAGCGGTGTGCTCACGCTCGGCTGGGCCCTGCTCGCGTGCACCCTGCTGGCCGCGATCACCGAGCCGTGGCACATGTCGGACGCGGCGCTACTGCCCTACGTGGCTCTCGTCTTCCCGGTCGCGGGCGCCTTCTCCTACCTCAGCGGCAGGGAACAGAGGTGGCCCACGTCGCTCGCCATGCTCTATCTGATCGTGCTCGACGCGGCGCTCGTCACCAGTGGGTGGCTCGGATGA
- a CDS encoding nucleoside-diphosphate kinase has protein sequence MSSIAAYGPPFPEGLTHDPDKQRYHGTDSYFLEAYEQLSTLTPDPVRFAYEHAMLLMKPDAVASRSIERVIEWLREAHFRIVAVRRLRMRRESVRAIWHYQLNRATPQRCLLADALCEQSDSLVILARPADPVDVPATVALSVNKGPADPARRRPGQLRARLGDFGFLLNLVHASDEPADLVRELGILLEHRERRALIGQALANTDQHDQTTAIARKLYAAHPPHDLDFVASTRRLTRAVQDLLATTALPDEVRRALCRTLASTSSEPASWAPLVNVIWSADLPLNGWDFIVVGCHAVSLSRPGYGQLLAGADPGRWRSLATVAAS, from the coding sequence ATGAGCAGTATCGCGGCCTACGGACCGCCGTTCCCCGAAGGCCTGACCCACGATCCGGACAAGCAGCGTTATCACGGCACCGACAGCTACTTCCTGGAGGCGTACGAGCAGCTGTCCACGCTGACACCCGACCCGGTGCGATTCGCGTACGAGCACGCCATGCTGTTGATGAAGCCTGATGCGGTGGCGTCGCGTTCGATCGAACGTGTCATCGAATGGCTGCGCGAAGCACACTTCCGGATCGTGGCAGTGCGGCGACTGCGGATGCGCCGTGAGTCGGTCCGGGCGATCTGGCACTACCAGCTGAACCGAGCGACACCCCAGCGCTGTCTACTCGCTGACGCGCTGTGTGAACAGTCCGACTCGTTGGTGATCCTGGCCCGCCCCGCCGACCCCGTCGATGTGCCGGCCACGGTGGCGCTCAGCGTCAACAAGGGACCGGCCGATCCGGCGCGGCGCCGTCCGGGCCAGCTGCGTGCCCGGCTCGGCGACTTCGGCTTCCTCCTCAACCTGGTGCACGCCTCGGACGAGCCGGCCGACCTCGTCCGGGAGCTTGGCATCCTGCTGGAACACCGGGAGCGACGCGCACTGATCGGCCAGGCGCTGGCGAACACGGACCAGCATGATCAGACGACCGCGATCGCCCGAAAGCTGTACGCCGCTCACCCCCCGCATGACCTGGACTTCGTTGCCTCGACCCGCCGCCTGACCAGGGCTGTGCAGGACCTCCTCGCCACGACGGCCCTGCCGGACGAGGTACGCCGGGCCCTGTGTCGCACGCTGGCCTCGACGAGCAGCGAACCGGCGAGCTGGGCGCCGCTGGTCAACGTGATCTGGTCGGCGGACCTGCCGCTCAACGGTTGGGATTTCATCGTGGTGGGCTGCCACGCGGTTTCGCTCTCTCGCCCAGGGTACGGACAGCTGCTGGCCGGAGCCGATCCCGGCCGGTGGCGGTCCCTGGCCACCGTGGCAGCGTCATGA
- a CDS encoding phosphoenolpyruvate synthase, protein MSTVAIETDVTKWRAMGAKASNLAAMRNLGVHVPRWSAVSSDVFTAFLERVEGIDVLLTQGTEEPERVAAEVTRRMRATVLPDHLADPIQAAYQAAGGGRVAVRSSGLEEDGDRYSFAGQFDTFLNVSEADEVLDRVKDCWASAFSARSLTYRLRNGLPLRATGMGVLIQQMVRSEVSGVLFTADPATGAGDRYVVSAVYGLGEGIVSGAVDADTATLEAATGTVLATELGDKSERYEPAAGGGVEAVEVPDADRAQLSLDRVDLGTLWEAGRAISDAFGAPQDIEWAVADGQLWILQSRPITTVPTASRPVGELRIWDNSNIVESFRGITSPLTFTFASTVYGAVYESYARSLHVPEKQLAQMHEWLPALLGSFHGRVYYNLINWYRLQRIAPFYDVNRKLLEVAMGVDEALPDEIAEGLYPYEFDSAWQRRRARVVTYTTFFWKYLRMDRDVTRFVAYFYEQYAIFDKRDYAAMPADEVYRAFQDLIRSLNRRWGPMQMLDSTILLSMGILTMLGRRWLPHAPEWLTWAAARPGADVESAEPARELAALAATVKADDELRHLVTETDPAAIPGALAAAGHTTLLAAVDAYVEAHGYRSPDELKLEVPDLHEDPSSLYLMLRDALQAPPETTSGDSAQEYLDQHLRGPRRWIYELTRRKVSRSLAARERLRFCRTKAFGSAKRMLRALGRHLQQVGAIERFEDVFLLRLDELAGAYEGKIAHDELRDIVAARRRTQDRQATMSAPPRFRTYGAPYWEGNLEAAGWSVGRATRTGVGELRGTPSSPGVTTGRVVVTTRPQDVNGGIIVAYSTDPGWVAALPSATGLIIERGSPLTHVAIVARELGVPTIVKAKGATQELETGMTVRMDGGTGTITILNDTEGTSA, encoded by the coding sequence TTGTCAACTGTCGCCATTGAAACCGACGTTACAAAATGGCGAGCTATGGGGGCCAAGGCGTCCAATCTGGCGGCGATGAGGAACCTTGGTGTTCATGTTCCGCGCTGGAGCGCAGTTTCCAGCGATGTCTTCACCGCCTTCCTGGAACGCGTCGAAGGCATCGACGTGTTGCTGACCCAGGGCACCGAGGAACCGGAGCGCGTCGCGGCCGAGGTCACCCGACGGATGCGGGCGACCGTGCTCCCCGACCACCTCGCCGACCCGATCCAGGCGGCGTACCAGGCCGCCGGCGGCGGCCGGGTCGCGGTGCGCTCGTCCGGCCTGGAGGAGGACGGCGACAGGTACTCCTTCGCCGGCCAGTTCGACACCTTCCTCAACGTCAGCGAGGCCGACGAGGTCCTGGACCGGGTCAAGGACTGCTGGGCATCGGCCTTCTCAGCGCGCTCGCTGACCTACCGTCTGCGCAACGGCCTGCCACTGCGCGCGACCGGCATGGGGGTACTCATCCAACAGATGGTGCGCTCGGAGGTCAGCGGCGTGTTGTTCACCGCCGATCCGGCTACCGGTGCCGGCGACCGGTACGTGGTCAGCGCTGTCTACGGCCTCGGCGAGGGCATCGTCTCCGGCGCTGTCGACGCGGACACCGCGACCCTCGAAGCGGCCACCGGTACGGTTCTGGCGACCGAGCTCGGCGACAAGTCGGAGCGCTACGAGCCCGCGGCCGGCGGCGGCGTCGAAGCCGTCGAGGTACCGGACGCTGACCGGGCGCAGCTGTCGCTCGACCGGGTCGACCTTGGCACGTTGTGGGAGGCAGGCCGCGCCATCAGCGACGCCTTCGGTGCACCGCAGGACATCGAGTGGGCGGTCGCGGACGGCCAGCTGTGGATCCTGCAGAGCCGACCGATCACCACCGTGCCGACCGCGAGCAGGCCGGTGGGTGAGCTACGGATCTGGGACAATTCGAACATCGTGGAGAGCTTCCGGGGAATCACGTCCCCGCTGACCTTCACGTTCGCCTCGACGGTCTACGGCGCGGTGTACGAGAGCTATGCCCGATCCCTGCACGTGCCCGAGAAGCAGCTCGCGCAGATGCACGAGTGGTTGCCCGCGCTACTCGGCAGCTTCCACGGTCGCGTCTACTACAACCTCATCAACTGGTACCGCCTACAGCGGATCGCGCCCTTCTACGATGTCAACCGCAAGCTGCTCGAGGTCGCCATGGGCGTGGACGAGGCGCTGCCGGACGAGATCGCCGAAGGGCTGTACCCGTACGAGTTCGACTCGGCCTGGCAACGCCGACGCGCACGAGTTGTCACCTACACGACCTTCTTCTGGAAGTACCTGCGCATGGACCGTGACGTCACGCGGTTCGTCGCCTACTTCTACGAGCAGTACGCGATCTTCGACAAGCGCGACTACGCCGCGATGCCCGCCGACGAGGTGTACCGGGCGTTCCAGGACCTGATCCGCAGCCTGAACAGGCGGTGGGGTCCGATGCAGATGCTCGACTCCACGATTCTGCTGTCGATGGGCATCCTCACGATGCTCGGCCGGCGGTGGCTGCCGCACGCCCCCGAGTGGCTGACGTGGGCCGCCGCTCGGCCCGGCGCCGACGTGGAGTCCGCCGAGCCGGCCCGCGAGTTGGCCGCGCTGGCGGCCACCGTCAAGGCCGACGACGAGTTGCGCCACCTGGTGACGGAGACCGACCCGGCGGCGATACCCGGCGCGCTCGCGGCTGCCGGGCACACCACCTTGCTCGCGGCCGTCGACGCCTACGTGGAGGCGCACGGCTACCGCAGCCCCGACGAGCTCAAGCTGGAGGTGCCGGACCTACACGAGGATCCGTCGAGTCTGTACCTGATGCTGCGCGACGCGCTACAGGCTCCGCCGGAGACAACGAGCGGCGACAGCGCGCAGGAATATCTCGACCAGCACCTGCGGGGGCCGCGACGCTGGATCTACGAACTGACCCGCCGCAAGGTGTCTCGGTCACTGGCGGCGCGCGAGCGGCTGCGGTTCTGCCGGACGAAGGCGTTCGGCTCGGCCAAGCGGATGCTTCGCGCACTCGGCCGGCACCTGCAGCAGGTCGGGGCGATCGAGCGGTTCGAGGACGTGTTCCTGCTGCGCCTCGACGAGCTTGCCGGGGCATACGAGGGCAAGATCGCTCACGACGAGCTACGCGACATCGTGGCGGCGCGTCGGCGCACGCAGGACCGACAGGCAACGATGTCCGCCCCACCGCGCTTCCGGACGTACGGCGCGCCCTACTGGGAGGGCAATCTCGAGGCCGCCGGTTGGAGCGTCGGCCGGGCCACCCGCACCGGCGTCGGTGAACTGCGCGGGACACCATCGTCCCCGGGCGTCACGACCGGGCGGGTCGTCGTCACGACGCGACCTCAGGACGTCAACGGCGGCATCATCGTGGCCTACAGCACCGACCCGGGGTGGGTCGCCGCACTACCGTCAGCGACCGGACTGATCATCGAGCGGGGAAGCCCGCTGACCCACGTCGCGATCGTGGCGCGCGAGCTGGGCGTGCCGACGATCGTCAAGGCCAAGGGTGCCACCCAGGAACTGGAGACCGGCATGACCGTCCGGATGGACGGCGGCACCGGCACGATCACGATCCTCAACGACACGGAGGGGACGTCCGCGTGA
- a CDS encoding AfsA-related hotdog domain-containing protein, with the protein MTDTRLLTQPHTTVEPGAVHRRHADTVFLADVHPDGTDGYVATALLPESHTYYSAHTAEANRRLDPMLLLEACRQVVIYIGHNSLGLANDTRFLMDSCEISVPADAYVQRPDGGSTTLTMRVTVAAVRVGSRLRAFTSRYELSLGAVPIGSTVITSSVVSPAAYTRLRRRACGGSPPPWSDQLCPYLDGAVSPSTVGRLVPADVLLAEVRSDSDKTTARVLLPFDHLGLFDHRQDHVPGTLLIEAARQLGAALSPEPDAAVMTGLAGTFDAFVELDAPVHLVARAGTTDDERSVEVVQGGTVLATIKVATSRAHSGPPR; encoded by the coding sequence ATGACCGACACCCGGCTACTGACCCAGCCTCACACGACCGTCGAACCGGGGGCTGTCCATCGTCGTCATGCTGACACCGTCTTCCTCGCCGATGTCCACCCGGACGGCACGGACGGATATGTGGCGACGGCGTTGCTGCCCGAGAGCCACACGTACTATTCAGCACACACCGCGGAGGCGAATCGTCGTCTCGATCCGATGCTGCTACTGGAGGCCTGCCGGCAGGTCGTCATCTACATCGGCCACAACAGCCTCGGCCTGGCCAACGACACCCGATTCCTGATGGACTCCTGCGAGATCTCCGTGCCGGCCGACGCGTATGTGCAACGGCCCGACGGCGGTTCGACCACGCTGACGATGCGCGTCACCGTAGCGGCGGTCCGGGTCGGCAGCCGGCTCCGCGCGTTCACGTCCCGGTACGAGCTGTCACTCGGTGCGGTGCCGATCGGATCAACAGTCATCACCTCGTCGGTCGTGTCCCCGGCCGCCTACACGCGGCTGCGCCGCCGGGCTTGCGGCGGGTCACCGCCGCCTTGGTCCGACCAACTGTGCCCGTACCTGGACGGGGCGGTTTCCCCCTCGACTGTCGGCCGCCTTGTACCCGCCGACGTGCTGTTGGCCGAGGTTCGTTCTGACTCGGATAAGACCACCGCACGGGTGCTGCTGCCTTTCGACCACCTGGGCTTGTTCGACCACCGGCAGGACCACGTTCCGGGAACCCTCCTCATCGAGGCGGCCCGTCAGCTCGGCGCCGCACTCAGTCCCGAGCCAGACGCGGCGGTGATGACCGGGCTTGCCGGCACGTTCGATGCGTTCGTCGAACTGGACGCTCCGGTGCACCTCGTGGCCCGGGCAGGCACGACTGACGATGAGCGGTCGGTCGAGGTGGTGCAGGGCGGCACCGTGCTCGCAACGATCAAGGTTGCTACCTCCCGAGCACACAGCGGGCCGCCAAGGTGA